A single genomic interval of Deltaproteobacteria bacterium harbors:
- the mrdA gene encoding penicillin-binding protein 2 translates to MNIGSSQQGGRAYGNRLLTAGGVAALFFFVLLGRLYVLQIARGEEFAEKSQENFIKELRVPATRGMIFDRHGRALVDERPSYDIFLTPAFCKSCDETITRLADTLSLDSDAVTHIKDQVKKSHGLVRFRAFPVKIDVPRDDLDKLNAVFIDLQGVDILPTPHRNYRYGMLAAQVLGYMNEIRPEELEELPANGPHYEQGDFIGRTGIERQYEKELKGKDGIERVVVDAKGNQSADKSDLIKDEQRLVPAIPGHNLVLSIDEKLQAAAEKIFPGKAGVVIVLDVNTGDVLALVSRPGFDPNKMSGRISRQELQALSEDPFKPLRFRATQDHYNPGSTFKIVTGLAALESGALKDGGTIFCNGGYTLGRRRWRCDKESGHGSLDLTHAIGASCDTFFYALADRMGIEPIAAMSHDLGLGSPTGIDLGYEDPGVVPSKAWHDAHTPGGYQKGFALNTAIGQGDNLVTPMQLAVLYAAIANGGTVYKPHLLRRVEDSEGHLIREVQPEVERKLPVKPEHLAAIVEGLKAVVNEPGGTAYGARLKDFPIMVAGKTGTAQVANMTGARVKEKDLDYWHKSNSWFASFAPADKPEIAVVVLNEHGGFGASAAAPTAMAVTKAYFDLKNEYQAESEGQPLTVPPPQAKTAPPPEPPREKPPRIDTGNTGPALAASESDAAPEPDAAPPEHKGKSKTAVQPSDVDASPVPELEQEPIAPKESAPAKPKADPKPSAESEKSDDDSDSDSDDASPQPPAPNPQALPAEQKPE, encoded by the coding sequence GTGAACATCGGCTCGAGCCAGCAAGGCGGGCGCGCCTACGGAAACCGGCTCCTCACCGCCGGCGGCGTGGCTGCGCTCTTCTTCTTCGTGCTCCTGGGCCGGCTCTACGTGCTGCAGATCGCGCGCGGTGAAGAGTTCGCCGAGAAGAGCCAGGAGAACTTCATCAAGGAGCTGCGCGTGCCCGCCACGCGCGGGATGATCTTCGACCGCCACGGCCGCGCGCTCGTGGACGAGCGGCCCAGCTACGACATCTTCCTCACGCCCGCGTTCTGCAAGAGCTGCGACGAGACCATCACCCGGCTGGCCGACACGCTCAGCCTGGATTCCGACGCGGTCACGCACATCAAGGACCAGGTGAAGAAGAGCCACGGCCTGGTGCGCTTCCGCGCGTTCCCGGTGAAGATCGACGTCCCGCGCGACGATCTCGACAAGCTCAACGCCGTCTTCATCGACCTGCAGGGCGTGGACATCCTTCCCACGCCGCACCGCAACTACCGCTACGGCATGCTCGCGGCGCAGGTGCTCGGGTACATGAACGAGATCCGCCCGGAGGAGCTGGAGGAGCTCCCCGCCAACGGTCCGCACTACGAGCAGGGCGACTTCATCGGCCGCACCGGCATCGAGCGGCAGTACGAGAAGGAGCTGAAAGGCAAAGACGGCATCGAGCGCGTGGTCGTCGACGCCAAGGGCAACCAGAGCGCCGACAAGAGCGACCTCATCAAGGACGAGCAGCGCCTGGTGCCGGCGATCCCGGGCCACAACCTGGTGCTGTCCATCGACGAGAAGCTGCAGGCCGCGGCGGAGAAGATCTTCCCGGGCAAGGCAGGCGTGGTGATCGTGCTCGACGTGAACACCGGCGACGTGCTCGCGCTGGTGTCGCGCCCCGGCTTCGACCCGAACAAGATGAGCGGCCGTATCAGCCGCCAGGAGCTGCAGGCGCTCAGCGAAGATCCGTTCAAGCCGCTGCGTTTCCGCGCCACGCAGGACCACTACAACCCTGGCTCGACGTTCAAGATTGTCACCGGGCTCGCCGCGCTCGAGAGCGGCGCGCTGAAAGACGGAGGAACCATCTTCTGCAACGGCGGCTACACCCTCGGCCGCCGCCGCTGGCGCTGCGACAAGGAGAGCGGCCACGGCTCGCTGGATCTCACCCACGCCATCGGCGCCTCGTGCGACACGTTCTTCTACGCGCTCGCGGATCGCATGGGCATCGAGCCCATCGCGGCCATGTCGCACGACTTGGGACTGGGCTCCCCCACGGGCATCGATCTCGGCTACGAAGATCCAGGCGTGGTGCCCAGCAAGGCCTGGCACGACGCCCACACCCCGGGCGGCTACCAGAAGGGCTTCGCGCTCAACACCGCCATCGGGCAGGGCGACAACCTCGTCACGCCCATGCAGCTCGCGGTGCTCTACGCGGCCATCGCCAACGGCGGCACGGTCTACAAGCCGCACCTGTTGCGCCGGGTGGAGGACTCCGAGGGCCACCTCATCCGCGAGGTGCAGCCCGAGGTGGAACGAAAGCTGCCGGTGAAGCCCGAGCACCTCGCGGCGATCGTCGAGGGCCTCAAGGCCGTGGTGAACGAGCCCGGCGGCACCGCCTACGGCGCGCGCCTGAAGGACTTCCCCATCATGGTCGCCGGCAAGACGGGCACCGCGCAGGTGGCCAACATGACCGGCGCGCGCGTGAAGGAGAAGGACCTCGATTACTGGCACAAGTCGAACTCGTGGTTCGCGAGCTTCGCGCCCGCGGACAAGCCGGAGATCGCCGTCGTGGTGCTGAACGAGCACGGCGGCTTCGGCGCCTCGGCTGCGGCGCCCACGGCGATGGCGGTGACCAAGGCCTACTTCGATCTCAAGAACGAGTACCAGGCCGAGAGCGAAGGCCAGCCGCTGACGGTGCCGCCGCCGCAGGCCAAGACCGCTCCGCCGCCGGAGCCGCCGCGCGAGAAGCCGCCGCGCATCGACACGGGCAACACGGGGCCCGCGCTCGCGGCGAGCGAGTCCGACGCTGCGCCCGAGCCCGACGCCGCGCCGCCCGAGCACAAGGGCAAGTCGAAGACGGCCGTGCAGCCGTCGGATGTCGATGCTTCGCCGGTGCCGGAGCTCGAGCAGGAGCCCATCGCGCCGAAAGAGAGCGCGCCCGCCAAGCCCAAGGCCGATCCCAAGCCGAGCGCGGAATCCGAAAAGTCCGACGACGATTCCGACTCTGATTCCGACGACGCCAGTCCCCAGCCGCCAGCCCCCAATCCCCAGGCTTTGCCCGCCGAGCAGAAACCCGAATGA
- a CDS encoding sensor domain-containing diguanylate cyclase produces the protein MEASNLLRDLKRHVGELAALHEVGKALTSSLELSEVLQLIMQKVGELLQPKHYSLMLMDDAGGLKFEIAAGSGEAALPGKTLAPGEGLAGAAAVSGVPVLVEDVRQDPRFSPRMDQALGFETRSVLALPLRARERTLGVIELVNGPDGRAFTEDDVATLRALGDYAAIAVENARNFHRVQELTVIDEHTGLYNARHLKAMLEAEVRRANRFRHPVSLVFIDVDHFKHVNDGHGHMVGSSVLKELGQRLRQHLRSTDVPTRYGGDEFAVILPETDPEAAVRAAERWRAALTETPFAQEHGLALRITGSFGVATMPDHALNAEELLRAADAAMYRAKAAGRDRVIRYESPLQGAIAAAK, from the coding sequence ATGGAAGCCTCCAACCTCCTGCGCGACTTGAAGCGCCACGTGGGCGAGCTCGCCGCGCTCCACGAGGTGGGCAAGGCGCTCACCAGCTCGCTCGAGCTCTCCGAGGTCCTGCAGCTCATCATGCAGAAGGTGGGCGAGCTGCTTCAGCCCAAGCACTACTCGCTCATGCTCATGGATGACGCGGGCGGGCTGAAGTTCGAGATCGCCGCGGGCTCGGGCGAGGCCGCGCTGCCGGGCAAGACGCTCGCGCCGGGAGAGGGTCTCGCGGGCGCCGCTGCAGTATCTGGCGTCCCGGTTCTCGTGGAGGACGTTCGCCAGGATCCGCGCTTCTCGCCGCGCATGGATCAGGCGCTTGGCTTCGAGACGCGCTCGGTGCTGGCGCTGCCCTTGCGCGCCCGCGAGCGCACGCTGGGGGTCATCGAGCTGGTGAATGGCCCGGATGGCCGCGCCTTCACCGAAGACGACGTGGCCACCCTGCGCGCGCTCGGCGACTACGCGGCCATCGCGGTGGAGAACGCGCGCAACTTCCACCGCGTGCAGGAGCTCACCGTCATCGACGAGCACACCGGGCTCTACAACGCGCGCCATTTGAAGGCGATGCTCGAGGCCGAGGTGCGTCGCGCCAACCGCTTCCGGCACCCGGTGAGCCTGGTGTTCATCGACGTCGATCACTTCAAGCACGTGAACGACGGCCACGGGCACATGGTCGGCTCGAGCGTGCTCAAGGAGCTCGGCCAGCGGCTGCGGCAGCACCTGCGCTCCACCGATGTGCCCACCCGCTATGGCGGCGACGAGTTCGCGGTCATCCTCCCCGAGACGGATCCCGAGGCGGCCGTGCGCGCGGCAGAGCGTTGGCGTGCGGCGCTCACCGAGACGCCGTTTGCCCAGGAGCACGGCCTGGCGCTGCGGATCACCGGCTCCTTCGGCGTCGCCACCATGCCGGATCACGCGCTCAACGCCGAAGAGCTGCTGCGCGCGGCCGACGCGGCCATGTACCGCGCCAAAGCAGCCGGCCGCGATCGGGTGATTCGCTACGAGTCACCGCTGCAGGGCGCGATCGCGGCGGCGAAGTAG
- a CDS encoding DUF3108 domain-containing protein — translation MRILSSIAAAGTLALASPAHADAFAPGEQTVLDVDYSGIKAGTAVITVGAPTKQGLTDVWPIVTLADTASLFALYPLHDKFVSWWDFNAGHSMGWDFTANENRKGRKERCRLNTPESGKAQVQRSSDDTGSTSGVLDTPPDSQDIAAAFFTMRRMKLEPGSDVKVPVFTGRHSWDLTAHVGTVEPVEVKAGKFDALPLDVEVHFEGKLESKRSLKVWVSNDEHHALLKLSAELALGSLNAEAVAYHPGASLDVATP, via the coding sequence GTGAGAATCCTTTCTAGCATCGCCGCCGCGGGGACCCTCGCGCTCGCCTCGCCCGCCCACGCCGACGCCTTCGCGCCGGGCGAGCAGACCGTCCTCGATGTGGACTACTCAGGCATCAAGGCGGGCACCGCCGTCATCACCGTCGGCGCGCCCACCAAGCAGGGCCTGACCGATGTCTGGCCCATCGTGACGCTCGCGGACACCGCGTCGCTCTTCGCGCTCTACCCGCTCCACGACAAGTTCGTCTCGTGGTGGGACTTCAACGCGGGCCACTCCATGGGCTGGGACTTCACCGCCAACGAGAACCGCAAGGGGCGCAAGGAGCGCTGCCGCCTGAACACGCCCGAATCGGGCAAGGCCCAGGTGCAGCGCAGCTCCGACGACACCGGCAGCACGTCCGGCGTCCTCGACACGCCGCCCGACTCACAGGACATCGCGGCCGCGTTCTTCACCATGCGCCGCATGAAGCTCGAGCCCGGCAGCGACGTGAAGGTGCCCGTCTTCACCGGCCGGCACTCGTGGGATCTCACCGCGCACGTGGGCACCGTCGAGCCCGTCGAGGTGAAGGCCGGCAAGTTCGACGCCCTGCCGCTCGATGTCGAAGTGCACTTCGAGGGCAAGCTCGAGAGCAAGCGCAGCTTGAAGGTCTGGGTGAGCAACGACGAGCACCACGCGCTGCTCAAGCTCTCCGCGGAGCTCGCGCTCGGCTCGCTCAACGCCGAGGCGGTCGCGTATCACCCGGGTGCATCGCTCGACGTGGCTACGCCGTAG
- the mreC gene encoding rod shape-determining protein MreC, translating to MFALLKQYRELVVFLGLLGIGLASYLSHAKQGRDLNRFDRVVLATTGPLERGMNAAVGWVEDEWNSYVDLRGVRAQNQELRAQLLHLQDENLALQESKLENERLRQLLDFARPQASPTVVAQVVGTGLTTNFLSVRVSRGSNDGLRKGMAVVTPTGVVGKVQDVGQTYSDVELFTDIYSKIAVEDQKSRARATVIGGGENKRAQLVNAEHGALIEDGDLLITSGTDGVFPKGLAVGRVTHLDKHKTGFYVAGEVEPAVELSTVEEVLVLTAVMAGHEGNPSPVNSASNDKPDANSKMGVLKAGVAP from the coding sequence GTGTTCGCCCTGCTCAAGCAATATCGAGAGCTGGTCGTGTTCCTGGGTCTTCTGGGAATCGGCCTGGCGAGCTACCTCTCTCACGCCAAGCAAGGCCGCGATCTCAATCGCTTCGATCGGGTGGTGCTCGCGACCACCGGTCCGCTCGAGCGCGGCATGAACGCCGCCGTGGGCTGGGTCGAGGACGAGTGGAACAGCTACGTGGATCTGCGCGGCGTGCGCGCCCAGAACCAGGAGCTCCGCGCGCAGCTGCTGCATCTGCAGGACGAGAACCTCGCGCTGCAAGAGTCCAAGCTCGAGAACGAGCGGCTCCGACAGCTGCTGGATTTCGCGCGGCCGCAGGCGTCGCCCACCGTCGTCGCGCAAGTCGTGGGAACTGGCCTCACCACGAACTTCCTCTCGGTGCGCGTGTCGCGCGGCTCGAACGACGGGCTCCGCAAGGGCATGGCCGTGGTCACGCCGACGGGTGTGGTGGGCAAAGTCCAAGACGTCGGGCAGACGTACTCCGACGTGGAGCTCTTCACCGATATCTACTCCAAGATTGCGGTTGAGGATCAGAAGAGCCGTGCCCGGGCCACGGTGATTGGCGGCGGCGAGAACAAGCGCGCCCAGCTCGTGAACGCTGAGCACGGCGCGCTCATCGAGGACGGCGATCTGCTGATCACCTCCGGCACCGACGGCGTGTTCCCCAAGGGCCTCGCGGTCGGTCGCGTGACCCACCTCGACAAGCACAAGACCGGCTTCTACGTGGCAGGTGAAGTGGAGCCCGCGGTCGAGCTCTCGACGGTCGAGGAAGTGCTGGTGCTCACCGCGGTGATGGCGGGCCACGAGGGCAATCCGTCGCCGGTGAACTCGGCGTCGAACGACAAGCCCGACGCGAACTCGAAGATGGGCGTGCTCAAGGCGGGGGTGGCGCCATGA
- a CDS encoding cyclic nucleotide-binding domain-containing protein has translation MADPSRPVVQVQIKRLTLAEFIAQDPLLETSLLLKAVPGALRQEFLSKAALKRLGKGASIYRIGEISGPLYLVLKGEVALENAKGVESHRALKGEFFGESEIVDPSPARRGNAVAATDLDFAEFSAEYVASLLKRIPGLRGVLGETDAGRRQADGELDDFLNRW, from the coding sequence ATGGCGGATCCATCGCGGCCGGTGGTGCAGGTCCAGATCAAGCGGCTCACGCTCGCCGAATTCATCGCCCAGGACCCGCTCCTGGAGACGAGCCTCCTGCTCAAGGCCGTGCCCGGCGCGCTCCGGCAGGAGTTCCTCTCCAAGGCGGCGCTCAAGCGCCTGGGAAAGGGCGCGTCAATCTACCGGATCGGCGAGATCAGCGGCCCGCTCTACCTGGTGCTCAAGGGCGAGGTGGCCCTGGAGAACGCCAAGGGCGTGGAGAGCCACCGCGCGCTCAAGGGCGAGTTCTTCGGCGAGAGCGAGATCGTGGATCCCTCGCCGGCCCGGCGCGGAAATGCGGTCGCTGCGACGGATCTCGACTTCGCGGAGTTCTCGGCCGAGTACGTGGCCTCGCTGCTTAAGCGCATCCCTGGCTTGCGCGGGGTGCTGGGCGAGACCGACGCCGGCCGCCGCCAGGCCGACGGCGAGCTCGACGACTTCCTCAACCGCTGGTAG
- a CDS encoding YggS family pyridoxal phosphate-dependent enzyme, producing MERAVIADNLRAVQARVEAAARAAGRDPKEITLLAVSKTKPAELVREAYAAGQRAFGENYAQELRDKAAALADLPGLELHAIGPLQSNKAKYVAQSAASFQALDRIGLAEELSKRCVALGRVLPCFIEVNMGEAQKGGVAPEALDVLADAASKLPGIRLVGLMCIPPNLDDPESARPFFQRLRTLRDGLRARVPSIVGLSMGMSGDYEVAIAEGATIVRVGTAIFGSR from the coding sequence GTGGAGCGCGCCGTGATCGCCGACAACCTCCGCGCGGTGCAGGCGCGCGTCGAGGCGGCCGCGCGCGCGGCCGGACGCGATCCGAAAGAGATCACCCTGCTCGCGGTGAGCAAGACCAAGCCCGCGGAGCTCGTGCGCGAGGCCTACGCCGCCGGTCAGCGCGCGTTCGGCGAGAACTACGCCCAGGAGCTTCGCGACAAGGCCGCCGCGCTCGCGGATCTCCCCGGGCTCGAGCTGCACGCGATCGGGCCGCTGCAGAGCAACAAGGCCAAGTACGTGGCCCAGAGCGCGGCGTCCTTCCAGGCGCTGGATCGCATCGGGCTGGCCGAAGAGCTGTCGAAGCGCTGCGTGGCGCTCGGACGCGTGCTGCCCTGCTTCATCGAGGTGAACATGGGCGAGGCGCAGAAAGGCGGCGTCGCGCCGGAAGCGCTGGACGTGCTCGCGGACGCCGCGTCGAAGCTGCCCGGGATCCGGCTGGTGGGCTTGATGTGCATCCCGCCGAACCTCGACGATCCCGAGTCGGCGCGGCCGTTCTTCCAGCGGCTGCGAACGCTCCGCGATGGGCTGCGTGCACGCGTGCCGAGCATCGTCGGGCTGTCGATGGGCATGAGCGGCGACTACGAGGTCGCCATCGCCGAGGGCGCCACGATCGTCCGCGTGGGCACGGCGATCTTCGGAAGTCGCTAG
- the maf gene encoding septum formation inhibitor Maf: MAAPPLILASRSPRRRELLAGVGLRFTLASPDIDERVRRGESPRAYVVRLAREKARAVHAHDGATVLAADTSVVVDGKILGKPRDRADAARMIKLLSGRAHDVFTGVAVRRGKKLVATAARTRVTFRALTPREIAWYVRLPEPYDKAGGYAIQGAAGGFITKISGSASNVIGLPLHTALKLLARVGFPLPWSAP, translated from the coding sequence ATGGCCGCGCCTCCGCTCATCCTCGCTTCGCGCTCGCCGCGCCGGCGGGAGCTGCTCGCAGGTGTGGGGCTGCGGTTCACGCTGGCCTCGCCCGACATCGACGAGCGCGTTCGACGGGGCGAGTCGCCGCGCGCGTACGTGGTGCGGCTCGCGCGCGAGAAGGCCCGCGCGGTGCACGCGCACGATGGTGCGACGGTGCTCGCTGCGGACACCTCCGTGGTCGTGGACGGCAAGATCCTCGGCAAGCCGCGCGATCGCGCCGACGCCGCGCGGATGATCAAGCTGCTCTCCGGCCGCGCGCACGACGTCTTCACCGGCGTGGCCGTGCGCCGCGGGAAGAAGCTCGTCGCGACGGCCGCACGCACCCGCGTCACCTTCCGCGCGCTCACGCCCCGCGAGATCGCCTGGTACGTGCGCTTGCCCGAGCCGTACGACAAGGCTGGCGGCTACGCGATCCAGGGCGCTGCGGGCGGGTTCATCACGAAGATCAGCGGCTCGGCGTCGAACGTGATCGGCCTGCCGCTGCACACCGCGCTCAAGCTGCTCGCGCGCGTGGGCTTCCCGCTGCCGTGGAGCGCGCCGTGA
- a CDS encoding MmcQ/YjbR family DNA-binding protein: protein MTYDDVRELARAFPGVEEGTSYGTAALKVKGKLIARLKEDGETLVLKTDLFEREVLLSAAPEVFFITDHYAAYPWVLVRLAKIKPEQLRGLLANAVRGLASAGTRTRRRRPAR from the coding sequence CTGACCTACGACGACGTCCGCGAGCTGGCGCGCGCGTTCCCCGGCGTGGAAGAGGGCACCTCGTACGGCACGGCGGCCTTGAAGGTGAAGGGCAAGCTCATCGCGCGCCTCAAGGAAGACGGCGAGACGCTGGTGCTCAAGACGGATCTCTTCGAGCGCGAAGTGCTGCTCTCCGCCGCGCCCGAGGTCTTCTTCATCACCGATCACTACGCGGCGTATCCGTGGGTGCTGGTCCGGCTCGCGAAGATCAAGCCGGAGCAGCTGCGCGGGTTGCTCGCGAACGCGGTCAGAGGCCTTGCGTCCGCAGGAACGCGTACACGTCGGCGGCGTCCTGCGCGGTGA
- a CDS encoding DoxX family protein codes for MVAQTNAVPTPIAPSKGAGIAFWIVTALFSLQIAFTAYAQLAKPEVAEAFKHLGFPDYFRIELSWAKLLGVLVLLAPAPARLKEWAYAGFAINLTSAVIAHVSVGDGPQAWGWALGTGVLWASSYLLWRRRQSATA; via the coding sequence ATGGTAGCCCAGACGAATGCAGTGCCGACGCCGATCGCGCCCTCGAAGGGCGCGGGGATCGCGTTCTGGATTGTCACCGCGCTGTTCAGTCTGCAGATCGCCTTCACGGCGTATGCGCAGCTGGCGAAGCCGGAGGTGGCCGAGGCGTTCAAGCACCTCGGCTTCCCCGACTACTTCCGGATTGAGCTCTCGTGGGCCAAGTTGCTCGGCGTGCTGGTGCTGCTCGCGCCCGCGCCCGCGCGGCTCAAGGAGTGGGCCTACGCCGGCTTCGCGATCAACCTGACATCGGCCGTGATCGCGCACGTGTCGGTGGGCGACGGTCCGCAGGCGTGGGGCTGGGCGTTGGGCACCGGCGTGCTCTGGGCGAGCTCGTACCTGCTCTGGCGTCGCCGGCAGTCGGCTACGGCGTAG
- a CDS encoding SurA N-terminal domain-containing protein: protein MLDTFRKHSNSTLIYLIFGALIVVFVVSFGQGSQGFKSGSLTGSTEFAAKVNDESISIHDFNRQYRLQLAQIEQRAGQPINEELAERMGFRKQALESLVNTTLLVQEAKKRGLAVGDAELAAELQKVPSFQKDGAFDKDAYEKVLTYQNTTPDEFEAKERDALLAQKMASIVMGSAVVTDEEVHAEFVKEHDRANVTFVRFLPSQFVSEVKLNPSDAELDAFVAAHGPQIEEFYNRNGFRYHKPQRYEAKDILVKVEEGASADDDAKAKAKADQAYQALKAGKPFGDVAKQFSDDATTKDKGGDMGTLSPGLDKALDAAVSKLQPGQFTEPVKTHFGYQIIQVNKVLPPEDKKLDDVKKDIALELMKTDAAKTLAQQKAEEALKAAQAGKKLEEQYPAEEKKEGEVNFAAANKVEAQETGTFSAGEFVPRIGQAPEIAQAAFQLTADKPVAPKVFQNANAYYVVELKAHEKPAEADFEKAKEDLRQAMLSRKQNDILTGFLKELRDSGKVEENQALTMPQQGGQPS, encoded by the coding sequence ATGCTCGATACGTTCCGCAAGCACTCGAACTCCACGCTCATCTACTTGATCTTCGGCGCGCTGATCGTCGTGTTCGTGGTCTCGTTCGGCCAGGGCAGCCAGGGCTTCAAGTCCGGCTCGCTCACGGGCAGCACGGAGTTCGCCGCCAAGGTGAACGACGAGTCCATCAGCATCCACGACTTCAACCGCCAGTACCGCCTGCAGCTCGCGCAGATCGAGCAGCGCGCGGGCCAGCCCATCAACGAGGAGCTGGCGGAGCGCATGGGCTTCCGCAAGCAGGCGCTGGAGAGCCTGGTGAACACCACCCTGCTCGTCCAGGAGGCGAAGAAGCGCGGCCTGGCCGTGGGCGACGCCGAGCTCGCCGCCGAGCTGCAGAAGGTGCCCTCGTTCCAAAAGGACGGCGCCTTCGACAAGGACGCCTACGAGAAGGTGCTCACCTACCAGAACACGACCCCCGACGAGTTCGAGGCCAAGGAGCGCGACGCGCTGCTCGCGCAGAAGATGGCCAGCATCGTGATGGGCTCGGCGGTGGTGACCGACGAGGAGGTCCACGCGGAGTTCGTGAAGGAGCACGACCGCGCCAACGTCACCTTCGTGCGCTTCTTGCCCAGCCAGTTCGTGAGCGAGGTGAAGCTGAACCCCAGCGACGCGGAGCTCGACGCCTTCGTCGCCGCGCACGGCCCGCAGATCGAGGAGTTCTACAACCGCAACGGCTTCCGCTACCACAAGCCGCAGCGCTACGAGGCCAAGGACATCTTGGTGAAGGTCGAGGAGGGCGCGTCGGCGGATGACGACGCGAAGGCCAAGGCCAAGGCCGACCAGGCCTACCAGGCGCTCAAGGCCGGCAAGCCCTTCGGCGACGTGGCCAAGCAGTTCAGCGACGACGCCACCACCAAGGACAAGGGCGGCGACATGGGCACGCTCTCGCCGGGCCTGGACAAGGCGCTCGACGCGGCGGTGTCGAAGCTGCAGCCCGGCCAGTTCACGGAGCCGGTGAAGACGCACTTCGGCTACCAGATCATCCAGGTGAACAAGGTGCTGCCGCCCGAGGACAAGAAGCTCGACGACGTGAAGAAGGACATTGCCCTCGAGCTCATGAAGACCGACGCGGCCAAGACCCTCGCCCAGCAGAAGGCCGAGGAGGCGCTGAAGGCCGCGCAGGCGGGCAAGAAGCTCGAGGAGCAGTACCCGGCCGAGGAGAAGAAGGAGGGCGAGGTGAACTTCGCCGCGGCCAACAAGGTGGAGGCCCAGGAGACGGGCACCTTCTCGGCGGGCGAGTTCGTGCCCCGCATCGGCCAGGCGCCAGAGATCGCCCAGGCCGCGTTCCAGCTCACCGCCGACAAGCCGGTGGCCCCGAAGGTGTTCCAGAACGCGAACGCGTACTACGTGGTGGAGCTGAAGGCGCACGAGAAGCCGGCCGAGGCCGACTTCGAGAAGGCCAAGGAGGACCTGCGCCAGGCCATGCTGAGCCGGAAGCAGAACGACATCCTCACCGGCTTCCTCAAGGAGCTGCGTGACTCGGGCAAGGTGGAAGAGAACCAGGCCCTGACCATGCCGCAGCAGGGTGGCCAGCCGAGCTGA
- a CDS encoding cytochrome c — translation MTFLSQGWIRFGAPTASALVMLALGCGGEPSEATPSASIAGYRIVAREGGPLQAQVGDALALAVRVELSDGTEQPLPEGATIAWSAPMTVNALAPDADGAPLPAAFFLANAQRADHADDLSGVLFVVGVGKPSDAVTVNARLGGSASGTVSATVSILPMPTGDVARGQLLYGAQGFDCARCHGDEAQGAALSPAVLPGPPLDAAAGGLASDPDWNAALLAMAVRADMDNAGVVLRPPMPDYLGRGFTAQDAADVYAFLRTQGL, via the coding sequence ATGACCTTTCTTTCGCAGGGATGGATCCGCTTCGGCGCGCCGACCGCATCGGCGCTGGTGATGCTCGCATTGGGCTGCGGTGGCGAGCCGTCGGAGGCAACCCCGAGCGCGTCGATCGCGGGCTATCGCATCGTTGCGCGCGAGGGAGGGCCGCTGCAGGCGCAGGTGGGCGACGCGCTGGCGCTCGCGGTGCGCGTCGAGCTGTCCGATGGGACGGAGCAGCCGCTGCCCGAGGGCGCGACGATCGCGTGGAGCGCGCCGATGACCGTGAACGCACTCGCGCCCGACGCGGACGGCGCGCCCTTGCCCGCTGCGTTCTTCCTCGCGAACGCACAGCGGGCGGATCACGCGGACGACCTCTCCGGCGTGCTCTTCGTGGTGGGCGTGGGCAAGCCGAGCGACGCGGTGACCGTGAACGCGCGGCTCGGCGGCTCAGCGAGCGGGACCGTGAGCGCGACGGTTTCGATCTTGCCAATGCCGACGGGCGATGTCGCTCGAGGTCAGCTGCTCTATGGCGCGCAAGGCTTCGATTGCGCGCGCTGCCACGGGGATGAAGCCCAGGGTGCGGCGCTCTCGCCCGCGGTCTTGCCCGGTCCGCCGCTCGATGCCGCAGCGGGAGGCCTCGCGTCGGATCCGGACTGGAACGCGGCGCTGCTGGCGATGGCGGTGCGCGCCGATATGGACAATGCAGGTGTGGTGCTTCGTCCCCCGATGCCGGACTACCTCGGACGCGGCTTCACCGCGCAGGACGCCGCCGACGTGTACGCGTTCCTGCGGACGCAAGGCCTCTGA
- a CDS encoding SRPBCC family protein, translating to MSKPYEPSAAFGAEIKKDAEAWTLVLVRDLNHPPEKVWTAITEPEHLREWAPFDADTSLSKVGTVAKLTTVGAPKPHVTETQVKRAEAPKLLEFSWGDQNIRWELEPKGAGTRLTIWHNINRNYISMGAAGWHICIDVMDAHLAGEPIGRTVGPAAMKVAGWPRLLGEYVKLLGVEAPKW from the coding sequence ATGAGTAAGCCGTATGAGCCGAGCGCCGCGTTCGGCGCCGAGATCAAGAAGGACGCGGAGGCGTGGACGCTGGTCCTCGTCCGAGATCTGAACCACCCGCCGGAGAAGGTCTGGACGGCGATCACCGAGCCCGAGCACCTGCGCGAGTGGGCGCCCTTCGACGCCGACACGAGCCTGAGCAAGGTGGGAACCGTGGCCAAGCTCACCACGGTGGGTGCGCCCAAGCCGCACGTGACCGAGACGCAGGTGAAGCGCGCCGAGGCGCCCAAGCTGCTCGAGTTCAGCTGGGGCGATCAGAACATCCGCTGGGAGCTGGAGCCCAAGGGCGCGGGCACGCGGCTGACGATCTGGCACAACATCAACCGCAACTACATCTCCATGGGCGCCGCGGGCTGGCACATCTGCATCGACGTGATGGATGCGCACCTGGCCGGCGAGCCCATCGGACGCACCGTCGGACCGGCGGCGATGAAGGTCGCGGGTTGGCCGCGGCTGCTCGGTGAGTACGTCAAGCTGCTCGGCGTGGAGGCCCCCAAATGGTAG